A region from the Acidobacteriota bacterium genome encodes:
- a CDS encoding site-specific DNA-methyltransferase: MPRGAKHFPVGRSSLSPDSSSRSVPSTLYAVLKTRRSVFTFHLGDCVRVLTALPEGSADVVVTSPPYNLGVRYRTYDDQLPREEYLQWTNRWIAAAAATLQRDGSLFLNVGHKPTDPWVAMDVAQAVRRHLHLQNLIHWIKSIALDERGLAAGHYKPINSDRFVNDCHEFIFHFTPTGRTPLDRRAIGVPYQDKSNVTRWEGAGDDRRCRGNAWFIPYETIQSRDRDRPHPATFPPKVPEMCIRLHGLGRARLVLDPFVGLGSTAVACAHLGTSFIGIDLDRHYLREAVDRTRAALKELGEPYMEDQRSTHD; encoded by the coding sequence ATGCCCCGTGGCGCCAAACATTTTCCTGTCGGCCGCTCCTCCCTATCTCCTGACTCCTCTTCGCGTTCCGTTCCGTCGACCCTCTACGCCGTTCTGAAGACCCGAAGGTCTGTCTTCACCTTTCACCTTGGCGACTGCGTCCGGGTGCTGACCGCCCTGCCCGAGGGGAGCGCGGACGTCGTTGTGACCTCGCCTCCGTACAACCTCGGCGTGAGGTACCGCACCTACGACGACCAGCTCCCGCGCGAGGAGTACCTCCAGTGGACGAACCGCTGGATCGCGGCGGCGGCCGCCACCCTGCAGCGCGACGGGTCGCTGTTTCTCAACGTCGGCCACAAGCCGACCGACCCCTGGGTGGCGATGGACGTCGCGCAGGCCGTCCGCAGGCATCTTCACCTCCAGAACCTGATTCACTGGATCAAATCGATCGCGCTCGATGAGCGCGGCCTCGCGGCCGGGCACTACAAGCCGATCAACAGCGACCGCTTCGTCAACGACTGCCACGAGTTCATCTTCCACTTCACGCCGACCGGGCGCACGCCGCTCGACCGGCGCGCCATCGGGGTTCCCTATCAGGACAAGTCGAACGTGACGCGGTGGGAAGGGGCCGGTGACGATCGTCGATGCCGCGGCAACGCGTGGTTCATTCCGTACGAAACGATCCAGAGCCGCGACCGGGATCGGCCGCATCCGGCGACCTTTCCGCCGAAGGTTCCCGAGATGTGCATCCGGCTCCACGGTCTTGGACGCGCCCGGCTGGTGCTCGATCCGTTCGTCGGGTTGGGGAGCACCGCGGTGGCCTGCGCCCACCTCGGGACCAGTTTCATCGGGATCGATCTCGACAGGCATTACCTGCGCGAGGCCGTGGACCGCACGCGCGCGGCGCTGAAGGAACTTGGCGAGCCGTACATGGAAGACCAAAGGAGTACCCATGACTGA
- a CDS encoding redoxin domain-containing protein, whose amino-acid sequence MLASGQTTGGGGQPAPQPPPPPPAVKVGEPAPDFTLSYLAMEEGKIARKNVTLSSFKGKQNVVLAFFPAAFSPG is encoded by the coding sequence ATGCTGGCCTCGGGCCAGACGACGGGAGGCGGAGGACAGCCGGCGCCGCAGCCTCCGCCGCCGCCGCCCGCCGTGAAGGTCGGCGAACCGGCACCGGATTTCACGCTGTCCTATCTCGCCATGGAAGAGGGCAAGATCGCGCGCAAGAACGTCACGCTCAGCTCGTTCAAGGGCAAGCAGAACGTCGTGCTGGCGTTCTTTCCCGCGGCGTTCTCGCCCGGTTGA
- a CDS encoding redoxin domain-containing protein: protein MSRYRDNAGKFNETNTTVFGISVDSAWANKAFREQLGVEFPILSDGKREVSRKYGILDEESGVARRTTFVIDTGGVVQHIDQASEAMDPSGAVGVCQRLHEK, encoded by the coding sequence ATGTCCCGGTACCGGGACAATGCCGGCAAGTTCAACGAGACCAACACCACGGTCTTCGGCATCAGCGTCGACAGCGCATGGGCGAACAAGGCCTTTCGCGAGCAGCTTGGCGTCGAGTTCCCGATCCTGAGCGACGGCAAGCGCGAGGTGTCGCGGAAGTACGGCATCCTCGACGAGGAGAGCGGGGTCGCGCGCCGGACGACGTTCGTCATCGACACCGGCGGCGTCGTGCAGCACATCGACCAGGCCAGTGAGGCGATGGATCCGTCGGGGGCCGTGGGGGTGTGCCAGCGCCTGCACGAGAAGTAG